The Triticum aestivum cultivar Chinese Spring chromosome 6D, IWGSC CS RefSeq v2.1, whole genome shotgun sequence genomic sequence aagtaggctacggtaaagagcttctttgccgtctgctttctgaaggagatggcaaaggggcctttgccatcggcggcggacggcaaagaaagccgacggcaataaattcgctgttagtccgttaggcgtctaacggcagtctttgccgtccgccgctgacgtcaaagagcatcaagcctttgccgtctgccactgtaggcaaactgaccaaatgggccAGCAGCCAGGAAGCATAGGtggttgccgtcggtggcagacggcaaagagcccgttgccgtcggtggcagacggcaaagagcctgcattgcctcttttttcttttttttcttatacccatccattttcacagcaaatagatgatacatatatatttttcacatggcaagttcacagcaaacatatgagatatccaacacatataatttcatcatacatgcatcgttccatcaaccatacatagcaagttccacatacatgcatccaaccatacatattacgatagtgtcatcctaccatacatgcatagttcatcgatacaaaagaaacatagttcatccaaacaagcactccagTTATAAAAGCataaatggaaaagaagcactccatccatgcaagcttccgtgaattaaatcaaatatgcaaaatgataaacaagatgttagaaaaagaagaagaaaatgaagaagaagaagaagaagactataagaagtaagcatacttatgtaaaatggagctaacctagtggaaaatgaagaagaagaagaagaagaagaagactagaagaatactagaagaagactagaagaatactagaagaagaagaagaagactataattaagcttattatgtaaacttggtcattttgtgctaacataagtaattttggagttaacctataggaaactaagcatattagagataacttagcatattagagccaacttaggtaaaatggagccaacctagctaattatgccatctttgagtgaactaagcatattagagctaacttatagctaacttatgtcattttggagaagaagaagaagaagactataattaagcttattatgtaaacttggtcattttgtgctaacataagtaattttggagctaacctataggaaactaagcatagtagagataacttagcatattagagccaacttaggtaaaatggagccaacctagctaattatgccatctttgagtgaactaagcatattagagctaacttataactaacttatgtcattttggagaagaagaagaagaagaatatatgacatttatgagctaatttaggtgaaattgatagtttgtgagctaacctaggtgaaatggatcgtttatgagctaatctaggtaaaatgggtcattttagagttAACTtgagtaaaatgcatcattttggagctaacctaggtaagatgggtcattttggagctaacctaggtaaaatgggtcatttttagagctaacatacgtaaaatggatcattttggagctagtctaggtaaaatgggtcattttagagctaactcgggtaaaattgatcatttatgagctaactaaggtaaaatgggtcattttagagctgacttgggtaaaatggattgtttatgagctaactaagctaattatgccaagtctaggtcattgtggtaagcatattggaggaaataaggctaagtctaggtctttatgcatttgttaagcaaaacactagataaacttaccatgatcatggaggtgtaggggCGGgatggctcgtgccggtagctggaaaaggatcgtgcgatgcttgtctggagttacgctgcaccaaagatcatttccaatgtctcgttagcatgatgacactcaaatgttaagactagcaagtaatgtccattcaaattaaacccaccatggtcccaggagcaatcactggcatcggcggagcggtctgaccggtcttctcgcacacagactgcacatttggttttgacgactcagtcatactagttagtaatgagacaaacactacatgaatgttttggctaatctgcagaagaaacttaccacaaggagctcgtacatggcccttgcctgcatgtcattccgtgccctctcctcctccaacatctttgtcgtcctctcctccaactcccgctgcctctccgccgcctccgccagaagattcttcgttctatctctctcactctgtatagcagcctgcaacgcGACTCCTcattaccatttgtaatcattgatggaagcacacacaatgtaatggagaaagatagctgagtacgtgtaactaaccttgatggcgagttggactggccgttcacgaggccttatcttaggagcggagctcgactggcgcgccttgatctcctggagagtgctaggacaacggataagtccatcttcaatggctatggagccatgggacctcccgccaccagatatcatcaccagctctggatcaatgggaccctggctcgggttaaagtcctcccctttcctcgccttcccctcatctgtatatttcacgagcttgtcgtgggaggagatgttggtgaagttttttgcatcatcgaggtcacacggagagaatgccttgactttcttgaaagaggcagtgtgggccatggcatacaggtcgtacacctctggcaccttatccgccttattgtagcgtgcctgaaagagagaaacaaagtaaattagtaattaaagggctcaagctagcatgatgaatgaattgcatgaatcatgaagcaaaccacatacccagttctgcccgaactgatataagttggcgctgccttgatggtgtggcacaccttccatttgggcacgtttgtccttggccgcgttgtggacggctagccattcttttgagcaccactcattgaccaacacctcccaacaatccatccgatccgcacaccatctcggaggcgcctaagttagcaaatagaaacttgagcgctacggctatgaattactaaatgaaggaagtaagtacaaggccttaagaattaccttcatgtactgctccttacttaggaacttatcgcggcacgccggcttgggcttcttgatatataccacgcaaggcgtagtagtctcgaacagcctgcacccgagcctcgtgccgtaagttctgtagtaggcgcttgcagacgttctcgataacatttgccgcctcctcctcgtatccctcctcacacctgtagaatgtctgcaatcaaatgagacaatattaattagtacaattaataactagctagttgaagatttttaaatgtgtaaaggagaaattacccagaactttctgatcaccacgtctgccctcgtgtcgcacaagacaccgtcgataatctcacccggcggggccggggcagccaagtagtgctcccagctcaatccaagctctggaagccgaccctcaccaggcaacgtgacaaaccccgggacgttttgccggcaaagcactccaaggacagagttgggccggcggacactatgatggtggtcccaacccctacagcatgacaagaccaacgcattagatatttgaagaaacgtcaatgcagaaggtacaaaaagattaaatgcacttacctctccccatcagggtaaatcaaccacctctgctcgcgggtcgtcggcacggacgggagccgtgtacaaccacgctggtagacggtgccccctcctcctcaatatcagtcggctccccgccatcatcagcatggccactcggcccctcaggctcatccggccaggtaccccatccagacgtgtgctcctccggggtctcgtgggccgaaggcccgtcgacccgaggctcgtgggccgaaggctcgtggactggagtccatgtagcctcctcctcggacgagtccaccctagcagtcacgtgctcgggtgaaacagctgggggtggcggcgaggaaggcgccctagcagtcaccctacctcctctcccgcgaccacgtgctcctctcttcttccctcccttacctcTTCCCCTGCTGGGCACTGCtctcgacgaagaagggcccggcggtgtcgccatactgtccagcaacgctcggcggagaggtgcatgtggaatggaagacctcccaccacgcgccgacgaagaaagggcctcggagcgctcccgaccagcgcccaacatctttcaacacctgccatgacaaagagtaaacgaaattagtacaacataaaaaaaataccgacattaataataatatatgatgtttttcataaaaaaatcaaaaaaatatatatgatgtttaaatctacccgatcaacacaattatatatgatgtttctcataacaaaatcgaaaaatatatgatgtcagggtgtcgggggtcggggtcggggtgtcgtgccggggtgtcgaggtggcgtgtcggggtcggggtgctgtttcggggtctgggtgtcgcgggtcggggtgtcgtgtcggtgtcggggtgccgtgtcggggtcggggtgctgtttcggggtcggggtgtcgtgtcggtgtcggggtgtcggggtcagggggtcagggtgtcggggtgtggtgtcggggtcagggtgtcggggtcagggggtcggggtgtcggggtgtggtgtcggggtcggggtgtcggggtcagggggccacggggtcggggtgtttccttttctccttcttcttctttccttctcttcttcttcttcttcttcttcttcttcttcttcttcttctttcctttcttctttttcttttttccttctcttcttcttcttttatttcttccttattttcccttttcctcttcttctcatcttctcctctttttcttcttcttcttctcctcctcctcctcctcttcttcttcttcttcttcttcttcttcccccttctacatattcttcttttcttcttcttctttttttcatattttttctaCTTCTTATAAttatataactaattaactaaaacccatgcactagtctaatctaatataatctagcactaaatcaaacactaacacatatctagtctaatctaacaattaaacagcaaaaaagaaaaaacagaagaaaaaaaactcaCTGGAGATGGCGTTGGCCGGGGCTTCGCAGCggcagggtggcggtggcgacgggggccGCAGGGCTTCGGGGCGGTGGCGCCGGGGCGCTGGGCAGGTGGTGGGGGCTGCGGGGCGCCGCGGCTGTGGGTTGTTCGGGCGGCGGGtgttgggggcggcggcgggtggcggtggttgtcGGGGAGGAgacagaaacagagagatggaggggcggggtggggctcggccgttagttaggttagctctttgtcgtccgccccacctttgccgtccgctttttttctctttgccgtctgctggtagacggcaaagaagGGGCTCGTTAAGTTTTTTATGATCAGCTCGTTAGCGGGGGCCACCACTCTCTTTgacgtccgctagcggacggcaaagaattggctgatggcaaagaccttctttgccatcagcccaTTCGTTGCCGTCCGTTttcctgaagcggacggcaaagaccttctttgccgttagccagcagacggcaaagaactggcagacagcaaataagctaattccagcaGTGCTCTTTTGTATTTGAGAAAAAAAGATTTCCCTCTTCTCTTGTGATGAGACTGGGTGGAGATGGTGAGAGATGAGGTCGATGACTTTGGGGAGAGGATAAGGGCGGACGCCGGCGGTGAGGCGGCGTGAGGAAGACGAGGTGGTTGGCGTCGGCGAGACGTGAGGGGAGGGGAAGGGAGGGGTATCAGTGTGCGGTGGGAGAGGGTGTGCGGCGTTCCCAGTTCGCGAGAGAGGAGAGAGGTCGGCAAGGGAGCGATCCATGGGAGATTTTTTCCTTCCGAGCGAGCCTAGTTGGGCTATCTGCGCCGTCCAAGGCCCAATGCACCACATGTCTTCAAATTGGCGACCAGTAGCAGCCCTTAGAACAGACAGGGCCAGTTTGCAAATTTAAAAATATAAGTTCTTAGCACGCATGGAAAACATAACATGTATCTTTCCATACATAATGAACTATAGGTACCAGCCAAAAAAACATAATGAACTATAGGTTGTCACAAGAACTCATGCCATCCCACAGCCTCCCTCAGACCCTGCCAACATTGCTGCAGCTGCACTCACAAGCGTTACCGTAGATGATCATTTGCATGATTTCACGCAAAACAAAATAAGATCTACAAATGAATAGAAGCTACACATACCTTGGTATGCACACACATTGCAAGCCATACTAAGCTGATAAGTGTTAATAACTTGTACAACATATACAACACTTAAGACAAGTAAAAGCAATTTGATTATTCATGGTCTATCAAAGCAAGCTACATAACTACTCTAATCTATCTTAACAGGTCACACATGATGACAATCTTTTTTGTGTGCAAGTCAAGCTTATCTAGTTTACACGTAACAACTTGTAGAACATTACAAAATTGATGTTTGTTAATAACTTGAACACTACAACACTTGGCATGTAAAAGGAATTTGATGAGTCATGACCTACTAAAGCAAGTTACATTACTAGTGTCATCTATCTTAACAAGCCACACAAGATTACGACCTAATTTCTGTGCAAGCAATGCTTATCTAGTTTACACGTAACAACTTGCATAACATTACAAATTTAGTTTCAGAAAATTAGGCAATCTAGATTTGTGTTTGCGCTGTAAAGTGAATAAGATGAGTCATGTGTGTTATCACATCTTTTTGGTCGTGAAATGATAGTGCCACCAAACACAACATACCAAATTATGATTTCGGGAAGCATCGAAGCACTTTCCAGACAAGTGCCAATTGTGAAAAAGATCATGTCATGGCAGCTATAAATAGGCCTGTAGCATGATGATCATCCTTCCTCATCCATCATCTCATAAGTAGAGCGCATCATTTAAGCCAAGCAAGCGGGGGTCAATAAAAATCCACCATGAAGACCTTTCTCATCCTAGCCCTCCTTGCTATCGTGGCGACCACCGCCACAAGTGCAGTTAGAGTTCCAGTGCCACAATTGCAGCCGCAAAATCCATCTCAACAACAACCACAAGAGCAAGTTCCattgatgcaacaacaacaacaatttccAGGGCAGCAAGAACAATTTCCACCACAACAGCCATATCCGCATCAGCAACCATTTCCATCACAACAACCATATCCGCAGCCGCAACCATTTCCGCCACAACTACCATATCCGCAGACGCAACCATTTCCACCACAACAACCATATCCACAACCGCAACCACAGTATCCGCAACCACAACAACCAATTTCGCAGCAACaagcacaacaacaacaacaacaacaacaaatcctTCAACAAATTCTGCAACAACAACTGATTCCATGCAGGGATGTTGTCTTGCAACAACACAACATAGCGCATGCAAGCTCACAAGTATTGCAACAAAGTAGTTACCAACAGTTGCAACAATTATGTTGTCAGCAACTGTTTCAGATCCCCGAGCAGTCGCGGTGCCAAGCCATCCACAATGTCGTTCATGCTATTATTctgcatcatcatcaacaacaacaacaacaaccgtcGAGCCAGGTCTCCTACCAGCAGCCTCAGGAACAATATCCATCAGGCCAGGGCTCCTTCCAGTCATCTCAGCAAAACCCACAGGCCCAGGGCTCTGTCCAGCCTCAACAACTGCCCCAGTTCCAGGAAATAAGGAACTTAGCGCTGCAGACGCTGCCAGCAATGTGCAATGTCTACATCCCTCCATATTGCTCGACCACCATTGCGCCATTTGGCATCTTCGGTACTAACTGAGAAGAGAAGAACTCTAGTACTAGATATATGAAACACCGTTTTCTTAATCGACAGTTTGATCGTTGTAGCGGTGAAAAAATAAAGTGTCATGCACTATCATGTAAGAACCCGAACTATACTAGTTCAAACTTGGGAATAAAAGACATACACATGTCTTGTCTGCATATGATTATTTGTTTGAGTTCCATTCATGTGCCCGTTCAGAAGTTCACCCCTAATTAAATATATTATGCATTAACTA encodes the following:
- the LOC543212 gene encoding alpha/beta-gliadin A-III precursor, giving the protein MKTFLILALLAIVATTATSAVRVPVPQLQPQNPSQQQPQEQVPLMQQQQQFPGQQEQFPPQQPYPHQQPFPSQQPYPQPQPFPPQLPYPQTQPFPPQQPYPQPQPQYPQPQQPISQQQAQQQQQQQQILQQILQQQLIPCRDVVLQQHNIAHASSQVLQQSSYQQLQQLCCQQLFQIPEQSRCQAIHNVVHAIILHHHQQQQQQPSSQVSYQQPQEQYPSGQGSFQSSQQNPQAQGSVQPQQLPQFQEIRNLALQTLPAMCNVYIPPYCSTTIAPFGIFGTN